From the Psychrobacillus sp. FSL K6-4046 genome, one window contains:
- a CDS encoding acetyl-CoA C-acyltransferase, with the protein MKEVVIVDAVRTPIGRYNGSLKSIRPDDLAAMVIKGLLERNERVPVDQIEEVVLGNANQAGEDNRNVARMSALLSGLPIEVGGTTINRLCGSGLDAIVYAARAIAVGEGDIYIAGGTESMTRAPYVMAKPMKEFPRGNMELIDTTIGWRFINPLLEEKYGTDSMPKTAENVAEKYKITREDQDLYSFESQQRAKKAMAENRFLNEIIPVKYTNQKGQEVIIDTDEHPRPETSLEKLNNLPPIFKGGTVTAGNASGVNDGAAGLLLMSADKAKELGLKPIARYIASATAGVEPGVMGIGPVYATNKVLKRAGVLKEEIGLVELNEAFASQSLACIRELELDPTIVNVNGGAIALGHPLGASGARIVTTLLYEMRRREVRFGLATMCVGVGQGIAAVFENIQ; encoded by the coding sequence ATGAAAGAGGTTGTAATAGTCGATGCGGTTCGTACTCCTATCGGGAGATATAATGGGTCTTTAAAAAGTATTAGACCCGACGATTTGGCTGCCATGGTTATTAAGGGACTTCTTGAAAGAAACGAACGCGTTCCAGTGGACCAAATAGAAGAGGTTGTCCTAGGTAATGCAAACCAAGCAGGGGAGGATAATCGTAATGTGGCAAGAATGTCCGCATTACTTTCTGGTCTTCCAATAGAGGTTGGAGGCACGACAATAAACAGACTTTGTGGTTCTGGCTTAGATGCTATCGTTTATGCCGCTCGAGCCATAGCAGTTGGCGAAGGCGATATATACATAGCTGGTGGAACAGAGAGCATGACTCGTGCCCCTTATGTAATGGCAAAGCCTATGAAAGAATTTCCCCGAGGGAATATGGAGCTTATAGATACGACAATTGGATGGAGATTTATAAATCCATTGTTAGAAGAAAAGTATGGTACCGATTCGATGCCTAAAACAGCTGAGAACGTTGCCGAGAAATATAAAATAACTAGAGAAGATCAGGACCTCTATTCCTTTGAAAGTCAGCAAAGAGCTAAAAAAGCAATGGCTGAAAATCGCTTCTTGAACGAAATAATACCAGTGAAGTATACAAATCAAAAGGGTCAGGAAGTGATCATTGATACTGATGAGCATCCGAGACCAGAAACAAGCTTGGAAAAGCTGAACAACCTTCCTCCTATTTTTAAAGGAGGGACTGTAACAGCTGGAAATGCGTCTGGTGTAAATGATGGAGCAGCAGGCTTGCTTCTAATGAGCGCAGACAAAGCGAAGGAATTAGGTTTAAAGCCTATAGCGAGGTATATTGCATCCGCTACTGCTGGTGTAGAGCCTGGTGTAATGGGAATAGGACCTGTATATGCAACTAACAAAGTACTTAAGCGCGCAGGAGTTTTAAAAGAAGAAATTGGCTTAGTCGAATTAAATGAGGCATTTGCTTCACAGTCGTTGGCTTGCATTCGGGAATTAGAACTCGACCCAACAATTGTAAATGTGAATGGTGGTGCAATCGCTCTCGGACATCCGTTAGGTGCTAGCGGAGCAAGGATAGTGACTACACTTCTATATGAGATGAGGAGAAGAGAAGTGAGATTCGGTCTTGCCACTATGTGTGTAGGCGTAGGTCAAGGTATAGCTGCAGTATTTGAAAATATACAGTAA
- a CDS encoding DHA2 family efflux MFS transporter permease subunit, producing MPTNINKKVLMTVLIIGCFLSTLNQTLLNVALSSLMDVFKVSPSTVQWLATGFMLVNGILIPITAYLMKRFSTRQLFISSMTLLLLGTIFCALAPNFSILLTGRMIQAAGAGIIMPLMMSIVMFIYPPEKRGSAMGLIGFAIIFAPAIAPTLAGFILEYFSWRWLFIGLLPFVVFIIVLALKYLINISDQETAHLDCLSVILSTLGFGFLLYGFSSAGSQGWTNPIIISSIVAGIVITYIFCMRQLRSEDPLLNLNVFTNKTFTMTSIINVLVTMIMYADMILLPIYLQDGRGFTALDAGLLLLPGALVNAFMSPVTGKLYDKYGAKPLFITGLLFIIPSMWIVTDLNDSTSFTFLMIRTIFLRIGLSFITMPLNTAGLNALPKLLITHGTAVNNTVRQLAGSIGTAVVVTIFTVQSLKHTENISKEIPTAGIDQLKALASIYGSSDAYIFMTILSILALLITVFYPNRQKSVPTK from the coding sequence ATGCCTACTAATATAAATAAGAAAGTATTAATGACAGTTTTAATCATAGGATGTTTTTTATCAACATTAAATCAAACTCTATTAAATGTTGCGCTTAGTAGTTTAATGGACGTTTTTAAAGTATCCCCAAGTACAGTACAATGGCTAGCGACAGGATTTATGTTAGTAAATGGTATACTTATACCAATTACAGCTTATTTAATGAAGCGCTTCTCCACCAGACAGCTATTTATAAGCTCAATGACCCTTTTGCTGTTGGGCACCATTTTTTGCGCACTTGCTCCGAACTTTAGTATTCTTCTAACTGGTCGAATGATTCAAGCAGCTGGAGCTGGAATAATCATGCCGTTAATGATGAGTATTGTTATGTTCATATATCCACCTGAAAAACGTGGAAGTGCAATGGGCTTAATCGGTTTTGCTATTATCTTCGCTCCAGCCATTGCTCCTACATTGGCTGGATTTATACTTGAATACTTTTCATGGCGCTGGCTATTTATTGGTTTATTGCCTTTTGTCGTATTTATTATCGTACTTGCACTTAAATACTTGATCAATATATCTGATCAGGAAACCGCTCATCTAGATTGTCTAAGTGTTATATTATCTACACTTGGATTTGGATTTTTACTTTACGGTTTTAGTAGCGCAGGCAGTCAAGGCTGGACTAATCCAATTATTATAAGCTCTATCGTTGCTGGAATAGTCATTACTTACATTTTCTGCATGCGTCAATTACGATCAGAGGATCCGTTGCTCAATTTAAATGTCTTTACAAATAAGACATTCACTATGACATCCATAATTAATGTGCTTGTTACGATGATTATGTATGCAGATATGATTTTACTGCCCATTTACTTGCAGGACGGTAGAGGCTTTACAGCTCTTGATGCTGGGTTATTATTATTACCAGGAGCGTTAGTTAACGCTTTCATGTCACCGGTTACAGGAAAACTATACGATAAGTATGGTGCCAAACCATTGTTTATAACTGGATTGTTATTCATTATTCCAAGCATGTGGATCGTAACAGATTTAAATGATTCGACGTCCTTTACATTTTTAATGATCCGAACGATTTTCTTGCGTATTGGGCTAAGCTTCATCACGATGCCACTAAATACAGCTGGGCTAAATGCCTTGCCTAAGTTGCTTATAACACATGGTACTGCAGTTAACAATACGGTTCGTCAGCTTGCTGGCTCGATTGGAACAGCAGTTGTTGTTACTATTTTCACGGTTCAGTCATTAAAGCATACCGAAAATATCTCGAAGGAAATCCCTACAGCTGGTATCGATCAGCTTAAAGCGTTAGCATCCATTTACGGTTCAAGCGATGCCTATATTTTCATGACTATACTATCCATACTGGCGTTACTTATCACCGTATTTTATCCTAACAGACAAAAGAGCGTTCCAACTAAATAA
- a CDS encoding TetR/AcrR family transcriptional regulator, with the protein MSTTKKDPRAMRSQRMLKEALVALLNEKTDLQALTVKKVADKAELNRATFYLHFVDLNDLLKDLVKDIFSDLEEKLKPLLLLESSNERTQLLSYLDYFYNHRIMFSVLFKEDRFKRKMHKEIKSFIKARRTTRQVLDGPERVSLDILASAMFGVIEWWLEEGTEHSSEYIVNQIELLFRR; encoded by the coding sequence ATGTCTACAACTAAAAAAGATCCACGAGCAATGCGATCTCAGAGGATGCTTAAAGAGGCATTAGTAGCATTGTTGAACGAAAAAACTGACCTTCAAGCGCTGACGGTTAAAAAAGTGGCAGACAAGGCCGAATTGAATCGAGCAACATTTTATTTACATTTCGTAGATTTAAATGACTTATTAAAAGATCTAGTGAAGGACATATTTTCAGATTTAGAAGAAAAGTTAAAACCCTTACTCCTATTAGAAAGCTCGAATGAACGAACTCAGTTATTATCATATTTAGACTATTTCTATAACCATCGCATCATGTTCTCCGTTTTATTTAAAGAAGACCGTTTTAAGCGCAAAATGCATAAAGAAATAAAGTCATTTATCAAAGCGCGGAGAACAACAAGACAAGTATTAGATGGGCCAGAACGTGTCTCACTGGATATACTTGCTTCTGCAATGTTTGGGGTGATTGAATGGTGGTTGGAAGAAGGTACGGAGCATAGCTCAGAATATATCGTCAATCAAATCGAATTACTATTTAGAAGATAA